From a region of the Panicum virgatum strain AP13 chromosome 2K, P.virgatum_v5, whole genome shotgun sequence genome:
- the LOC120695758 gene encoding type I inositol polyphosphate 5-phosphatase 13-like translates to MEPDDDLPVSRAPPPQRRGISYSQPLSRDVASARRAALRNHSLDDEHILPVSHSLNYPLHHDPTAGGPHASYHPPLPPHQHHPSASYSACSRRSGGGGASEGSMTLERAMSEYGGGSGTLPEFVGAGGGKGIFRVPLRAAMHPGRPPPLEVRPHPLRETQAGSFLRTLAAEPQRRQLWAGAESGIRVWALEEVFAEWGAGARRGDEESAPFREGVPAPPALCVAVDRANRLLWTGHKDGRIRSWRMDLEVAATAPAPPAAGAGDGGGSIGGSSHAGGNNNAPVFREALTWQAYGRTPVLSMVVTSYGEIWSGSEGGVIKAWPYDAIAKSLSLSPEERHMAALLVERAYIDLRNHCTVGNVCSLPASDVKHMLADHSRAKVWTVTSMTFALWDARTRELLKVFGMDGQVESAKLETPAMTEQPMEEEVNPKAKPSKKDKSQGSLNFFQKSRNALIGAADAVRRVATKGTFVEDNRRTGAVAQVMDGTIWSGCTNGSIIQWDGNGIRVQEFQHHTSSVQCIKALGERVWVGYASGTIQVMDTEGNILAGWTGHSCPVIRMAIGGSYIYTLAHHGGIRGWPLNSPGPLDDIIRTELSNRELSYTRMEKINIMVGSWNVAQGKASAESLRSWLGSVSSDVGLVVVGLQEVEMGAGFLAISAAKETVGLEGSANGQWWIDNIGKALDEGTSFHRVGSRQLAALLIAAWARKSLKPYVGDVDAAAVPCGLGRAIGNKGGVGLRIRVYDRKMCFVSNHFAAHLEAVSRRNADFDHIYRTMAFNKPHGSTSSATSVQLHRTVNVNGNQVEEVRPDLAEADMVVFLGDFNYRLYSITYDEARDMVSQRSFDWLREKDQLRAEMKAGKVFQGMREGIIKFPPTYKFQKHQPGLGGYDSGEKKRIPAWCDRVLYRDSRSVSVAECSLECPVVASITSYVACMDVTESDHKPVRCTFSVDIARVDELIRRQEYGEIIESNEKVRSLLQEACFVPETTVSISEITLENQENIVFQITNKCETSKAAFEILCDGQTIKKEDGTKSELLPRASFGFPLWLEVQPAIGLIKPGETVEITLHHEDFYTQEEFVDGIPQNWWCEDTRDKEAVLRINITGSSSTETKTHTINVQHRCPPSAAPPAIMNQPAAAVPLNSVLASEGHSKRSSKKSQSKHREQQQQQQDYPQFGSSEVHDLCRMRCP, encoded by the exons ATGGAGCCGGACGACGACTTGCCGGTGTcgcgggccccgccgccgcagcgccgcgggATCTCCTACAGCCAGCCGCTGTCGCGGGACGTCGcgtccgcgcgccgcgccgcgctgcgGAACCACAGCCTCGACGACGAGCACATCCTCCCCGTCTCCCACTCCCTCAACTACCCGCTCCACCACGACCCCACCGCCGGGGGCCCGCACGCGAGCTACCacccgccgctcccgccgcacCAGCACCACCCCAGCGCCTCCTACTCCGCCTGCTCCcggcgctccggcggcgggggcgccagCGAGGGCTCCATGACGCTCGAGCGCGCCATGTCCGagtacggcggcggcagcggcacccTCCCGGAGTTCGTCGGCGCGGGGGGCGGCAAGGGCATCTTCCGCGTCCCGCTCCGCGCCGCCATGCACCCGGGCCGCCCGCCCCCGCTCGAGGTGCGGCCCCACCCGCTCCGCGAGACGCAGGCGGGGTCCTTCCTCCGCAcgctcgccgccgagccgcaGCGCCGCCAGCTCTGGGCCGGGGCCGAGTCCGGGATCAGGGTGTGGGCGCTCGAGGAGGTGTTCGCCGAGTGGGGTgccggcgcgcgccgcggcgacgAGGAGAGCGCGCCGTTCCGCGAGGgcgtgcccgcgccgccggcgctctgCGTCGCCGTCGACAGGGCCAACCGCCTGCTGTGGACGGGCCACAAGGACGGGAGGATCCGATCGTGGCGCATGGACCTCGAAGTGGCTGCCACGGCGCCTGCGCCACCGGCTGCTGGtgcaggcgacggcggcgggagcaTTGGGGGGAGCAGTCACGCCGGGGGAAACAACAACGCGCCAGTGTTCAGGGAAGCCCTCACGTGGCAGGCCTATGGCCGGACGCCCGTGCTCTCCATGGTCGTCACTTCCTATG GTGAGATATGGTCGGGTTCCGAGGGTGGGGTCATAAAGGCGTGGCCATATGATGCCATTGCCAAGTCCCTATCATTATCACCAGAAGAGAGACATATGGCTGCTTTGTTGGTTGAGAGAGCTTACATTGACCTCAGAAACCACTGCACGGTTGGTAATGTTTGCTCCTTGCCTGCTTCCGATGTGAAACACATGCTAGCTGATCATTCCCGGGCTAAAGTTTGGACTGTGACAAGCATGACATTTGCTCTCTG GGATGCTCGTACAAGGGAGTTGCTTAAAGTATTTGGGATGGATGGCCAAGTTGAGTCAGCGAAGCTGGAGACACCAGCCATGACAGAACAACCTATGGAGGAAGAAGTTAACCCTAAAGCAAAACCTTCAAAAAAGGACAAGTCGCAAGGTTCTTTGAACTTCTTCCAGAAATCTAGGAATGCTTTAATAGGAGCAGCCGATGCGGTGCGCAGGGTTGCAACAAAGGGAACGTTTGTTGAAGATAACCGTAGAACAGGAGCAGTGGCTCAAGTAATGGACGGCACAATCTGGTCAGGATGCACGAATGGCTCCATTATTCAGTGGGATGGGAATGGGATCCGAGTGCAAGAATTCCAGCATCATACATCTTCAGTGCAGTGTATAAAGGCACTCGGAGAAAGGGTGTGGGTTGGCTACGCCAGCGGCACGATTCAAGTCATGGATACCGAAGGTAACATTCTTGCAGGATGGACTGGGCATAGTTGTCCAGTCATAAGGATGGCTATTGGTGGTTCTTACATTTACACACTGGCGCATCACGGTGGTATTCGGGGATGGCCGCTGAATTCTCCTGGTCCTCTTGATGATATTATCCGTACTGAATTGTCTAACAGAGAGCTGTCATACACTAGAATGGAGAAGATAAACATAATGGTGGGAAGTTGGAATGTAGCACAAGGGAAAGCATCTGCTGAATCACTTAGATCTTGGTTGGGTAGTGTATCATCTGATGTAGGGTTGGTTGTTGTTGGATTACAAGAGGTTGAGATGGGTGCAGGATTTCTTGCCATTTCTGCAGCAAAAGAAACT GTAGGACTTGAGGGCAGTGCGAATGGGCAATGGTGGATAGACAATATTGGCAAAGCGCTTGATGAGGGGACATCTTTCCACCGAGTTGGTTCTCGACAGTTGGCTGCATTGCTTATTGCTGCATG GGCAAGAAAGAGCCTTAAGCCATATGTTGGTGATGTTGACGCTGCTGCTGTGCCATGTGGTCTTGGACGTGCTATCGGCAATAAG GGTGGTGTAGGATTAAGAATAAGGGTATATGATCGGAAAATGTGTTTTGTGAGCAATCATTTTGCTGCACATCTGGAAGCTGTGAGCCGACGAAATGCTGACTTTGACCACATTTACCGGACAATGGCTTTCAACAAGCCACATGGCTCCACAT CTTCTGCTACATCTGTCCAGTTGCACAGAACAGTAAAT GTCAATGGAAATCAGGTTGAAGAAGTAAGGCCTGATCTGGCTGAAGCTGATATGGTTGTATTTCTCGGTGATTTCAACTACCGGCTTTACAGTATCACATATGATGAAGCAAGGGACATGGTTTCACAAAGAAGCTTCGATTGGCTAAGAGAGAAGGACCAGCTTCGAGCAGAAATGAAAGCTGGAAAGGTATTTCAAGGAATGCGTGAAGGTATAATCAAATTTCCTCCAACATACAAGTTCCAAAAGCACCAGCCAGGTCTTGGAG GGTATGATTCGGGTGAGAAGAAGCGGATACCTGCTTGGTGCGATAGAGTGCTATATCGTGACAGCCGTTCTGTATCAGTAGCTGAATGCTCATTAGAGTGCCCTGTAGTTGCTTCAATTACATC GTATGTGGCATGCATGGATGTCACAGAGAGTGACCATAAACCTGTGAGGTGTACGTTCAGCGTTGATATTGCAAGAGTAGATGAGTTAATAAGAAGGCAGGAGTATGGAGAAATAATTGAGTCGAATGAGAAAGTACGTTCTTTGCTCCAAGAAGCTTGTTTTGTTCCAGAAACTACAGTCAGTATAAGTGAAATAACGCTGGAGAATCAGGAGAATATTGTCTTCCAAATTACCAATAAATGTGAAACAAGCAAAGCAGCTTTCGAAATCCTATGTGACGGGCAGACAATCAAGAAGGAGGATGGAACTAAATCAGAACTTCTTCCAAGGGCATCATTTGGCTTTCCACTTTGGCTTGAG GTGCAACCAGCGATCGGTCTTATAAAACCAGGTGAAACGGTGGAGATTACACTCCATCATGAAGACTTCTACACGCAGGAAGAGTTCGTGGATGGAATACCACAGAATTGGTGGTGCGAAGATACCAGGGACAAGGAAGCCGTTCTCAGAATAAACATAACAGGCAGCAGCTCAACCGAAACCAAGACGCACACAATCAACGTCCAACATCGCTGTCCACCATCAGCGGCACCTCCGGCAATAATGAACCAGCCGGCTGCGGCCGTGCCACTGAACAGCGTCCTGGCCAGTGAGGGGCACTCGAAGCGCTCCTCCAAGAAGAGCCAGTCCAAGCACCgggaacagcagcagcagcagcaggattaCCCACAGTTTGGGAGCTCGGAGGTGCACGACCTGTGCCGAATGCGGTGCCCATGA